The following proteins are encoded in a genomic region of Acropora muricata isolate sample 2 unplaced genomic scaffold, ASM3666990v1 scaffold_735, whole genome shotgun sequence:
- the LOC136907084 gene encoding melanocyte-stimulating hormone receptor-like yields the protein MGNQSQLQNTASSFRLLSSSECIAWLTVFGMEVVAIVTLNVLTILIYLKERSLRKRSMYLVINQAVADMLVAGSVIIWFCDLGSYCKFWTSINFSNVPSTIVTNVWFHFIPLASVTNLAAISLERMHSTFRPFKHRIVKKKMFGAAVATVWIITGLCSGILVLHFFYSFTTELRRGLSHLYLTYFLFCLLIILVSYSSIAMKIMYGIQPHHHGATSRERKLTKTLSIVTVVSLLLTQPHIIFWILRLESSHTITAISLRTSFRLYFSFCFLFWANSLVNPVCYAFRIPEFRRALFFFLRLRFQHQPGQVFPLNEM from the coding sequence ATGGGTAATCAATCTCAGCTACAAAACACAGCTTCATCTTTCCGGTTGCTTTCTtcatctgagtgcattgcctggctaACAGTGTTTGGTATGGAGGTTGTTGCTATAGTGACGTTGAATGTCCTAACAATCCTTatttacctgaaagagcgcagCCTTCGaaagcgcagcatgtacctagtgatcaaccaggcagttgctgatatgctTGTTGCAGGCTCTGTGATCATTTGGTTTTGCGATTTGGGAAGCTATTGTAAATTTTGGACGTCGATCAACTTTTCTAACGTCCCATCTACCATAGTTACCAATGTTTGGTTTCACTTCATTCCATTAGCATCAgtaacaaaccttgctgctatttccttAGAGCGGATGCACTcaacgtttcgtccattcaagcatcgcatcgtcaaaaagaaaatgtttggagcAGCTGTTGCAACCGTTTGGATTATAACTGGGCTCTGCTCAGGAATCCTagtcttgcattttttttactcGTTCACTACCGAACTGAGACGTGGCTTGTCACACTTATACTTGACgtatttcttgttttgccttttaattatACTTGTGTCTTACTCGTCTATAGCTATGAAAATTATGTATGGAATTCAACCTCATCACCATGGTGCaaccagtagagaaagaaaactgaccaagacactgtccattgtgacagttgtatctttactgctCACTCAGCCACACATTATTTTCTGGATTCTTCGTTTAGAGTCATCACACACTATCACAGCCATTTCGCTTCGAACAAGCTTTCGactatatttttctttttgttttttattttgggcCAACTCCCTTGTCAATCCAGTTTGTTAtgcatttagaattccagagtttAGGAGagctctgtttttctttttgcgtttAAGATTCCAGCACCAGCCTGGACAGGTTTTTCCTCTTAACgagatgtaa